A genomic segment from Candidatus Rokuibacteriota bacterium encodes:
- a CDS encoding universal stress protein codes for MYRRAVVALDGSPVAEAIIPFILEIAGPLDMEVVLVRVNRPVAPEVIEGSRHVIVEDPETSRVDAEEYLAPLAVELRKKGVRVRTQVRRGQPAEEIVLAARETGADLVAMTTHGRSGLGRLLFGSVAEAVLRESRLPVFLMRVTEAQVAARATQVAVR; via the coding sequence GTGTATAGGCGGGCGGTCGTGGCGCTCGATGGATCGCCCGTGGCCGAGGCGATCATCCCCTTCATTCTCGAGATCGCGGGCCCGCTCGACATGGAGGTGGTGCTGGTGCGGGTCAACCGGCCCGTCGCGCCCGAGGTGATCGAGGGCTCGCGCCACGTGATAGTGGAGGACCCGGAAACGAGCCGCGTGGACGCCGAGGAGTACCTGGCGCCGCTGGCCGTCGAGCTGAGGAAGAAGGGCGTGCGCGTGCGCACCCAGGTACGCCGCGGCCAGCCCGCCGAGGAGATCGTGCTGGCGGCCCGCGAGACCGGCGCCGACCTGGTCGCGATGACGACGCACGGGCGGAGCGGCCTCGGGCGCCTGCTGTTCGGCTCAGTGGCCGAGGCCGTGCTGCGCGAGAGCCGCCTGCCGGTCTTCCTGATGCGCGTGACCGAAGCGCAGGTGGCGGCCCGCGCCACCCAGGTGGCTGTGCGGTGA
- a CDS encoding sigma-54 dependent transcriptional regulator yields the protein MSATRVLIVDDEPDMLENCARILGRVGYQCFTTTEPGKALTLLEEERPDLLITDLKMPGMDGMALLKRAHELDPTLPVIVITAFATIESAVAAVKEGATDYLPKNFSVEHLRVAVERALRQRNLQVENKNLRDQLQEAFGLESIIGRSESMARVFDLVKKAARSEANILVLGESGTGKELVARAIHANSPRAAQPFVPVDCASLPEHLLESELFGHEKGAFTGAVRSKPGLMEVAHRGTLFLDEIAEMPVGLQVKLLRALQERQIRRVGGTALVDVDVRVVSATNRDLREATVKGQFREELYYRVNVIAIQLPPLRDRAGDVRLLAHAFLKRYGQGRIRGIDDDAMAVFERYRWPGNVRELQNVIERACALADGETVTRRDLPDQVLGTGAAAPAAPGAPAASPDTAADLPLKDAKERWMAVLEASYLRELLERHDGNISAAAKAAGIDRKTFHRLVNKHQLR from the coding sequence GTGAGCGCGACGCGCGTGCTGATCGTGGACGACGAGCCCGACATGCTCGAGAACTGCGCGCGCATCCTGGGTCGCGTCGGATACCAGTGCTTCACCACGACGGAGCCGGGCAAGGCCCTGACGCTGCTCGAAGAGGAGCGGCCGGACCTGCTCATCACGGACCTGAAGATGCCGGGCATGGACGGCATGGCGCTGCTCAAGCGCGCGCACGAGCTCGACCCGACGCTGCCCGTCATCGTCATCACGGCCTTCGCCACGATCGAGTCGGCCGTGGCCGCGGTGAAGGAAGGCGCCACCGACTACCTGCCCAAGAACTTCTCCGTGGAGCATCTCCGCGTCGCGGTCGAACGGGCACTCCGCCAGCGGAACCTCCAGGTGGAGAACAAGAATCTCCGCGACCAGCTGCAGGAGGCCTTCGGCCTCGAGAGCATCATCGGCCGCAGCGAGTCCATGGCGCGCGTCTTCGACCTTGTCAAGAAGGCGGCGCGGTCCGAGGCGAACATCCTCGTGCTGGGCGAGTCCGGCACCGGAAAGGAGCTGGTCGCCCGCGCCATCCACGCCAACAGCCCGCGGGCGGCGCAGCCCTTCGTCCCTGTCGACTGCGCCTCGCTGCCGGAGCACCTGCTGGAGTCCGAGCTCTTCGGCCACGAGAAGGGCGCCTTCACCGGCGCGGTGCGCAGCAAGCCGGGCCTCATGGAGGTCGCCCACCGCGGCACGCTGTTCCTCGACGAGATCGCCGAGATGCCCGTGGGGCTTCAGGTGAAGCTGCTGCGCGCGCTGCAGGAGCGCCAGATCCGGCGCGTGGGCGGGACGGCGCTCGTGGACGTGGACGTGCGCGTGGTCTCGGCGACCAACCGCGACCTCCGTGAGGCGACCGTCAAGGGGCAGTTCCGCGAGGAGCTCTACTACCGCGTCAACGTCATCGCGATCCAGCTGCCGCCGCTGCGCGACCGGGCGGGGGACGTGCGTCTGCTCGCCCACGCGTTCTTGAAGCGCTACGGGCAAGGGCGCATCCGCGGCATCGACGACGACGCCATGGCCGTGTTCGAGCGCTACCGCTGGCCGGGCAATGTGCGGGAGCTGCAGAACGTCATCGAGCGCGCCTGCGCGCTGGCCGACGGCGAGACGGTGACGCGGCGGGACCTGCCCGACCAGGTGCTCGGTACGGGCGCGGCCGCGCCGGCCGCGCCGGGGGCGCCCGCCGCCTCGCCCGACACGGCCGCCGACCTGCCGCTCAAGGACGCCAAGGAGCGTTGGATGGCGGTGCTCGAGGCGTCGTACCTGCGCGAGCTCCTCGAGCGGCACGACGGCAACATCTCGGCGGCGGCCAAGGCCGCGGGCATCGACCGCAAGACCTTCCACCGCCTGGTGAACAAGCATCAGCTGAGATAG
- a CDS encoding biotin--[acetyl-CoA-carboxylase] ligase, with amino-acid sequence MNALATETPPLSIAGIRRRLRAPVVGRQLYLCGQVESTNATLSRLARSGAPEGTVVLAESQTAGRGRLGQPWFSPPGVNLYASVLFRGSLAIKEAPLFSFIGGLALADAVREAGAIPAIKWPNDVLVDGRKVGGSLIECGARGDEVEYLVLGVGANLNVDLDALTEALGPAAGGATSLRAATGREVDRDAFAASYLNALDAWASCYRGEGPSAVLEAWCERDILTGRRVEIRGAGSRFIGRVAGVDPCGRLVVQDALGERRTVSTEEICVCD; translated from the coding sequence GTGAACGCGCTGGCCACCGAGACCCCGCCGCTGTCCATCGCAGGGATCCGGCGACGTCTGCGGGCGCCTGTCGTCGGCCGCCAGCTCTACCTCTGCGGCCAGGTGGAGTCCACGAACGCCACGCTCAGCCGGTTGGCGCGCTCGGGAGCGCCCGAGGGCACGGTGGTGCTCGCCGAGTCGCAGACCGCGGGGCGGGGGCGGCTCGGGCAGCCGTGGTTCTCGCCGCCCGGCGTCAACCTCTATGCTTCCGTGCTCTTCCGCGGATCGCTCGCCATCAAGGAGGCGCCTCTCTTCTCCTTCATCGGCGGGCTGGCGCTGGCCGATGCCGTGCGGGAGGCGGGCGCGATCCCGGCAATCAAGTGGCCGAACGACGTGCTCGTGGACGGCCGGAAGGTGGGGGGCTCGCTCATCGAGTGTGGGGCGCGCGGAGACGAGGTCGAGTACCTGGTCCTCGGTGTCGGTGCCAACCTCAATGTGGATCTCGACGCGCTGACCGAGGCCCTCGGGCCCGCGGCGGGCGGAGCGACGTCACTTCGCGCCGCGACCGGTCGAGAGGTGGACCGCGATGCGTTCGCCGCCTCCTATCTCAACGCCCTCGATGCCTGGGCGAGCTGCTACCGCGGCGAGGGGCCGTCGGCCGTCCTCGAGGCCTGGTGTGAGCGCGACATCCTCACGGGCCGCCGGGTCGAGATCCGCGGCGCCGGCTCCCGCTTCATCGGTCGGGTCGCCGGTGTGGACCCATGCGGCCGGCTCGTCGTGCAGGACGCCCTTGGCGAGCGCCGCACAGTGTCCACGGAGGAGATCTGTGTCTGTGATTGA
- a CDS encoding universal stress protein, with protein sequence MKTERILVPLDGSALAEAAIEAAIDLGRGTPSKLILLRAAEAHTLPGADPTDEQVAVVREAEQYLAAVADRLAKRGVKDVDTGVWYGPAAAAVIEAAKLKKADLIVMSTHGRSGLGRLILGSVTESVLRGTTTPICVVRAPGAPIAAPKGAATPQEKKEVSRV encoded by the coding sequence ATGAAGACCGAGAGGATCCTCGTTCCGCTGGACGGATCGGCGCTGGCTGAGGCCGCCATCGAGGCCGCCATCGACCTGGGGCGTGGCACGCCGTCCAAGCTGATCCTGCTTCGCGCCGCCGAGGCGCATACGCTGCCCGGCGCCGATCCCACGGACGAGCAGGTCGCCGTGGTCCGCGAAGCGGAGCAGTATCTCGCGGCCGTCGCCGACCGTCTGGCGAAGCGCGGAGTCAAGGACGTGGACACGGGCGTCTGGTACGGGCCCGCGGCCGCCGCCGTCATCGAAGCCGCCAAGCTCAAGAAGGCGGACCTGATCGTCATGAGCACCCACGGCCGGAGCGGCCTGGGGCGCCTGATCCTCGGCAGCGTCACCGAGTCGGTGCTGCGCGGCACGACGACGCCCATCTGCGTCGTGCGGGCGCCCGGGGCGCCGATCGCGGCGCCCAAGGGTGCCGCGACGCCCCAGGAGAAGAAGGAGGTTTCCCGTGTATAG